The Primulina eburnea isolate SZY01 chromosome 8, ASM2296580v1, whole genome shotgun sequence genome contains a region encoding:
- the LOC140839783 gene encoding peroxiredoxin-2E-1, chloroplastic, translated as MAASAATTASIAIAKLFTPSSSKFKQPLCAFSQFKTPTSLFSSSFAALPLHPHRRTRPQYLRFSTAPKISAAISVGDKLPDATLSYFDSSDELQTISISDLTAKKKTILIAVPGAFTPTCSQKHLPGFVEKAAEFKAKGVDTIACISVNDAFVMKAWKENLQVGDEVLLLSDGNGDFTKAIGCELDLSDKPVGLGVRSRRYAIYLEDGVVKILNLEEGGAFNVSSAEDMLKAL; from the coding sequence ATGGCAGCCTCCGCCGCGACGACAGCTTCAATCGCCATCGCAAAGCTCTTCACTCCATCCTCTTCCAAGTTCAAACAACCCCTTTGCGCCTTCTCCCAGTTCAAAACTCCTACCTCCCTCTTTTCCTCATCTTTCGCCGCTCTGCCCCTCCACCCCCACCGCCGCACCCGCCCTCAATACTTGAGATTCTCCACTGCTCCTAAGATCTCCGccgccatctctgtcggtgacAAGCTTCCGGACGCCACACTATCCTACTTCGACTCGTCCGACGAGctccaaaccatctccatttcCGACCTCACCGCCAAAAAGAAAACTATACTCATCGCCGTTCCGGGGGCTTTCACTCCGACTTGCTCGCAGAAACATCTTCCTGGATTTGTGGAAAAAGCTGCCGAGTTTAAGGCGAAAGGTGTTGACACTATTGCTTGCATTTCGGTCAACGATGCATTTGTGATGAAGGCTTGGAAGGAGAATTTGCAAGTGGGTGATGAAGTGCTGTTGCTGAGCGACGGAAATGGGGATTTTACGAAGGCAATTGGTTGTGAACTGGATTTGAGTGATAAGCCAGTGGGGCTGGGTGTGAGGTCGAGGAGGTACGCTATCTATTTGGAAGATGGGGTTGTGAAAATCTTGAATCTGGAGGAGGGTGGTGCTTTCAATGTGAGCAGTGCAGAGGATATGCTCAAGGCTCTTTAA
- the LOC140839784 gene encoding uncharacterized protein, which translates to MARRLPPVLPSKFRSPPPSQAFYCSYAVASETQTPIQEELRKFGVLVHQNRTETAKRLLQELTVVHSVSQLFAAFSQSSPPASVKPVFSNTLLTIYAESKLSNEAGELYSLIRRDGNFPSLSAFNLFLESLVNLRQFKKAIEIFNEVVNAGIWVDAFSYGKAIQSVVKLGDLKKGLDLLNQMKRCGVMPNGFVYNVLIGGLCKERKVDGAKKLFDEMLERNVRPNRVTYNSLIDGCCKAGDLEGAFDFREKMKNDKVEPNISTYNTLLSGLCKMGRMEESNRILEEMAAHGFGPDGFTYSILFDGHVRGGNAEASLALYEDATRHGVKINEYTCSILLNGLCKEMKMDKAEELLRKFKESGVVLTEVMMNTILNGYCKLGLIDKAFRIIDEMGIAGVKPSCITYNTVIGMFCSLGQMDNANEWFTKMVAAGICPSVQTYNILINGYGDSCQFERCLEILEEMENNGIKPTVVTYGSVINNLSKKGRRLEAEVIYHDMLNRGISPNVQIYNMLIDNHCTGGSIKDAFNVLDEMVKSDILPTVVTYNALINALCKKGRVVEAEEIASNILSKGLSPDVITYNSLISGFSDAGDIDKCLNLYEKMKTSGIKPTVNTYHPLIRICKKEGLGLVEKIVQEMCQRDLIPDRILYNELIRFCVEQGDIHKATAWYSEMLNREILPDKMTYTSLIMKCLKERNLQGARDHFDEMCIKGLAPNDETFNTLIVGHCKLKDFDGACLWYKEMLKIGFLPSVHVCNELLSGLKEEGRLKEIETICAEMSIKGVNVLRLNEDPSAAVKM; encoded by the coding sequence ATGGCGAGGCGTCTTCCCCCTGTCCTTCCCTCCAAATTTCGTTCTCCACCTCCCTCCCAAGCCTTCTACTGCTCTTACGCCGTAGCCTCGGAAACTCAGACCCCGATACAAGAGGAGCTTCGGAAGTTCGGGGTTTTAGTTCACCAAAACCGCACCGAAACAGCAAAAAGGCTCCTCCAAGAACTCACCGTTGTGCACTCTGTTTCGCAACTCTTTGCTGCCTTCTCGCAGTCCTCTCCTCCTGCAAGTGTGAAGCCTGTTTTTTCCAATACGCTGTTAACGATTTATGCTGAATCCAAGCTCTCCAATGAGGCTGGCGAACTGTACAGTTTGATTAGAAGAGATGGTAATTTCCCTTCCCTCTCTGCTTTTAATTTGTTTCTGGAATCTTTGGTGAACTTGAGGCAGTTTAAAAAAGCCATAGAGATAtttaatgaagttgtcaatgctGGTATTTGGGTGGATGCGTTTAGTTACGGAAAAGCTATACAATCGGTGGTGAAGTTGGGAGATTTAAAGAAGGGTTTGGATTTGTTGAATCAGATGAAGAGATGCGGGGTGATGCCCAATGGTTTTGTGTATAATGTATTGATTGGCGGGTTGTGCAAGGAAAGAAAAGTGGACGGTGCGAAGAAGTTGTTCGATGAAATGCTCGAGAGGAATGTCAGGCCCAATAGAGTGACTTATAATAGTCTAATTGATGGGTGTTGTAAAGCTGGGGATTTAGAGGGGGCATTTGATTTCAGAGAGAAGATGAAAAATGATAAAGTGGAACCTAATATTTCAACTTATAACACTTTGCTTAGTGGGCTTTGTAAAATGGGGAGAATGGAGGAATCCAACAGGATTTTGGAGGAAATGGCAGCCCATGGGTTTGGGCCTGATGGATTTACTTATAGTATTCTTTTTGATGGGCATGTGAGGGGTGGGAATGCAGAGGCTTCATTGGCGTTATATGAAGATGCTACAAGACATGGGGTGAAGATTAATGAGTATACCTGTAGCATTTTGTTGAATGGATTATGCAAGGAAATGAAGATGGATAAAGCAGAGGAGTTATTGAGAAAGTTTAAGGAATCGGGGGTTGTTTTGACTGAGGTGATGATGAACACCATTCTTAACGGTTACTGCAAACTAGGGCTTATTGACAAGGCATTTCGGATTATTGATGAAATGGGAATTGCAGGGGTGAAACCTAGTTGCATCACTTATAATACAGTGATCGGCATGTTCTGTAGTTTAGGACAGATGGATAATGCAAACGAGTGGTTCACGAAGATGGTAGCTGCTGGAATTTGTCCAAGTGTGCAGACATATAACATCTTAATAAATGGCTATGGAGATAGTTGTCAGTTTGAAAGATGTTTAGAGATTCTCGAGGAAATGGAAAATAATGGGATCAAGCCTACTGTTGTCACCTATGGTTCTGTGATAAATAATTTATCCAAGAAGGGGAGGCGTCTTGAAGCAGAAGTCATTTACCATGACATGCTGAACAGAGGCATTTCTCCAAATGTGCAAATATACAATATGCTGATAGACAACCATTGCACGGGAGGGAGTATTAAAGATGCTTTCAATGTTTTGGATGAGATGGTAAAAAGTGACATATTGCCAACCGTTGTGACGTACAATGCACTAATCAATGCGCTCTGCAAAAAGGGTAGGGTTGTAGAAGCTGAAGAAATTGCCTCGAATATCCTGAGTAAAGGTTTAAGCCCTGATGTCATCACATATAATTCATTAATATCTGGTTTCTCAGATGCTGGAGACATAGACAAGTGTTTGAATTTATACGAGAAGATGAAAACTTCAGGCATTAAGCCTACAGTAAACACATATCATCCTCTTATAAGAATATGCAAAAAAGAAGGATTAGGTCTCGTGGAGAAAATTGTTCAAGAAATGTGCCAGAGAGATCTGATTCCAGATCGAATTTTGTACAACGAACTCATCCGTTTTTGTGTTGAGCAAGGTGACATTCATAAAGCTACTGCCTGGTACAGTGAGATGTTGAATCGGGAAATTCTTCCGGACAAAATGACTTATACTAGCTTGATCATGAAATGCTTAAAAGAGAGAAACCTGCAAGGTGCGAGGGATCATTTTGATGAAATGTGTATCAAAGGATTGGCCCCCAATGATGAGACTTTTAATACACTAATTGTTGGACATTGCAAGCTTAAGGATTTTGATGGGGCATGCCTGTGGTACAAAGAAATGTTGAAGATTGGCTTTCTACCATCTGTTCATGTTTGTAACGAGCTACTTTCTGGACTTAAAGAGGAAGGAAGATTAAAGGAGATTGAAACCATCTGCGCTGAAATGAGTATCAAGGGAGTTAATGTTTTGAGATTGAATGAGGATCCTTCAGCTGCTGTAAAAATGTAG